From Rubrivirga sp. SAORIC476, a single genomic window includes:
- a CDS encoding S8 family serine peptidase, with the protein MLRPDRFRFCLLLLAVATLPASAQSGADRAGLVVPVAGVALDPVDLLRAENPEQAFEVTLESADGSTLVPEGTEIRVRVTSERAGFLTLVAMDEEGAVTVLYPNRFAPSARLTAAEPTFFPAASEFRMVARAPFGREVMKALVTPMPLIDPAAAARVFLSSRVIRVEGPPPTDAGTALGGLDPGAWGTASLAIETVQTRAVGAPPVLPPPPPSAYRPQAPLSAWEERYEDLAGAPAEVKTWSQFRAAPTHDSTLVVVQRPSTGWRSFGRPAGGGGLFSRVRYVAPAADAPDASGTRSLHRSFGASFDDVLEGLNADPDVLAAVPNYQFTSLGWRSALQPVPQPAAAVADYWEAQWALHNPFFRSEAERLDIAWRGALERYRAPDRPVVVAVLDTGIRFDNPHLGPILWRNPREIAENGIDDDGNGFVDDVRGWDAIDGDGDPTDPSAEESHGTFVASQIGGVGGAIQAMAPDVQILPVRVLDAEGRGSLRQLIEGVRYAAQNGARVINLSFGMPPMDTPNPRLEQVLEALFAEAESRGALLVIAAGNHGADARTSVTYPAHVRTTNTITTGALTMTGELADFSNRGPDVDVVAPGQAIISHPGRGSGVGAFDGTSMAAPFVSGLAAMLIAQHPTWTPAQVRAAILETVRQIPDLDVASGGLIDAAAALGRE; encoded by the coding sequence ATGCTCCGGCCCGACCGCTTCCGCTTCTGCCTGCTGCTGCTCGCCGTGGCCACCCTGCCCGCCTCGGCGCAGTCCGGCGCGGACCGGGCGGGCCTCGTGGTCCCCGTCGCGGGCGTCGCCCTGGACCCGGTGGACCTGCTCCGCGCCGAGAACCCCGAGCAGGCGTTCGAGGTGACGCTGGAGTCGGCCGACGGGTCGACGCTCGTGCCCGAGGGGACCGAAATCCGGGTCCGCGTGACCTCGGAGCGAGCGGGCTTCCTGACGCTCGTCGCCATGGACGAAGAGGGCGCGGTGACGGTCCTCTACCCGAACCGCTTCGCGCCCAGCGCGCGACTGACCGCCGCCGAGCCCACCTTCTTCCCCGCCGCGTCCGAGTTCCGGATGGTGGCCCGCGCGCCGTTCGGGCGGGAGGTGATGAAGGCGCTCGTCACGCCGATGCCGCTGATCGACCCCGCGGCGGCGGCGCGCGTGTTCCTCTCCTCGCGCGTGATCCGCGTCGAGGGCCCGCCACCGACCGACGCCGGGACGGCGCTGGGTGGCCTCGATCCCGGGGCATGGGGCACGGCGTCGCTGGCCATCGAGACGGTCCAGACGCGCGCGGTCGGTGCCCCTCCGGTGCTGCCCCCGCCGCCACCGAGCGCGTACCGTCCGCAGGCGCCGCTGTCGGCCTGGGAGGAGCGCTACGAGGACCTCGCGGGCGCCCCGGCAGAGGTTAAGACGTGGAGCCAGTTCCGGGCCGCGCCCACCCACGACAGCACGCTGGTGGTGGTGCAGCGCCCGTCGACCGGCTGGCGGAGCTTCGGGCGCCCGGCGGGCGGCGGCGGGCTGTTCAGCCGCGTCCGCTACGTCGCGCCGGCAGCGGACGCGCCGGACGCCTCGGGCACGCGGTCGCTCCACCGCAGCTTCGGCGCCTCCTTCGACGACGTGCTGGAGGGCCTCAACGCCGACCCGGACGTGCTCGCCGCAGTCCCCAACTACCAGTTCACCTCCCTTGGCTGGCGCTCGGCCCTCCAGCCCGTGCCCCAGCCTGCGGCGGCCGTGGCCGACTACTGGGAGGCGCAGTGGGCGCTCCACAACCCGTTCTTCCGCTCCGAGGCCGAGCGCCTCGACATCGCGTGGCGCGGCGCGCTGGAGCGCTACCGCGCCCCCGACCGGCCCGTCGTGGTCGCGGTGCTCGACACCGGCATCCGGTTCGACAACCCCCACCTCGGGCCCATCCTCTGGCGCAACCCGCGCGAGATCGCCGAGAACGGCATCGACGACGACGGCAACGGCTTCGTGGACGACGTCCGGGGCTGGGATGCCATCGACGGCGACGGCGACCCCACGGACCCGTCGGCGGAGGAGAGCCACGGGACGTTCGTGGCGTCGCAGATCGGCGGCGTCGGCGGCGCGATCCAGGCGATGGCGCCGGACGTGCAGATCCTGCCGGTTCGCGTGCTGGACGCCGAAGGGCGCGGGTCGCTCCGTCAGCTCATCGAGGGCGTCCGCTACGCAGCGCAGAACGGGGCGCGGGTCATCAACCTGTCGTTCGGGATGCCACCGATGGACACGCCGAACCCGCGCCTGGAGCAGGTGCTGGAGGCCCTGTTCGCGGAGGCCGAGAGCCGGGGCGCGCTGCTCGTCATCGCTGCGGGCAACCACGGCGCCGACGCGCGGACCTCGGTGACGTACCCCGCGCATGTCCGCACGACCAACACGATCACGACGGGCGCCCTCACCATGACCGGCGAGCTGGCCGACTTCTCGAACCGCGGCCCCGACGTCGACGTGGTGGCGCCGGGGCAGGCCATCATCAGCCACCCCGGCCGCGGGTCCGGCGTCGGCGCGTTCGACGGCACCTCGATGGCGGCGCCCTTCGTCTCTGGCCTCGCCGCCATGCTGATCGCCCAGCACCCGACGTGGACGCCCGCGCAGGTCCGCGCGGCGATCCTGGAAACCGTCCGCCAGATCCCCGACCTCGACGTGGCCTCGGGCGGACTCATCGACGCCGCGGCAGCGCTCGGCCGCGAGTAG
- a CDS encoding serine/threonine-protein kinase, which yields MPAPPPLTVELAMRRLQEMPEAERPRALDILKQRDPAIHAKVMDALWGATVNRPASGPPSFGSGALIGGKFEVVQTLGEGASGSVFRARDTTHIGDDDFGAREVALKVSRIDTGHDGLHRDLLQKEARLLSRLRHPRLPVVEALFEDRGRWVLVMEYIAGDSLQQRRRARAEPFPVAEVLPWLRDTLRVLDYLHTIHTRRADGGAPVSDTPIFHRDIKPANLILDPHDNLYVVDLGIARSGISELTSVVPSAVGAGSPGYAAPEVDRGEDTLPQSDLYSVGMTALTLLTRDDAREFSTRRRSDALHSGAPDPLHEALDRADLPASLREWIRTATMLAPDKRFATASDMIEALGRAPAPPASVSSSPSPSRRSLVLALLAAVVFAATAVGAWAVWPDATADGTTEAQQADVLDDDPLLVAEADPVEADPIETPPVLTAPPPQAAAPAPVPTGPPASASGPVAAPERRPEPPPVQTGAVRATVLGEDGGPLAGARVTVVGQAASAASDGVGDVRLAGLPAGVHMLEVRADGYVARQFRVEVAPGETTTRTLQFDIEDLALDAY from the coding sequence ATGCCCGCCCCGCCCCCGCTGACCGTCGAACTGGCCATGCGGCGTCTGCAGGAGATGCCCGAGGCCGAGCGCCCGCGCGCGTTGGACATCCTCAAGCAGCGCGACCCGGCCATCCACGCGAAGGTGATGGACGCGCTCTGGGGCGCGACCGTCAACCGGCCCGCGTCGGGGCCGCCGTCGTTCGGGTCGGGGGCGCTGATTGGAGGCAAGTTCGAAGTCGTCCAGACGCTGGGCGAGGGGGCCTCGGGGAGCGTCTTTCGGGCGCGGGACACGACCCACATCGGGGACGACGACTTCGGTGCTCGCGAGGTGGCGCTCAAGGTCAGCCGCATCGACACGGGGCACGATGGTCTCCATCGGGACCTGCTCCAGAAGGAGGCCCGCCTGCTGAGCCGCCTGCGGCACCCGCGCCTCCCCGTCGTGGAGGCCCTCTTCGAGGACCGCGGCCGTTGGGTCCTGGTGATGGAGTACATCGCGGGTGACTCGCTCCAGCAGCGCCGCCGCGCCCGCGCGGAGCCGTTCCCGGTCGCCGAGGTGCTGCCCTGGCTCCGCGACACGCTCCGCGTGCTCGACTACCTGCACACCATCCACACCCGCCGGGCCGACGGCGGGGCGCCGGTCAGCGACACGCCCATCTTCCACCGCGACATCAAGCCCGCCAACCTGATCCTCGACCCGCACGACAACCTGTATGTCGTGGACCTGGGGATCGCGCGGAGCGGCATCTCGGAGCTGACCTCGGTGGTGCCATCGGCGGTGGGGGCCGGGTCGCCGGGCTACGCGGCGCCCGAGGTGGACCGCGGCGAGGACACGCTCCCGCAGAGCGACCTCTACAGCGTCGGCATGACCGCGCTGACGCTGCTCACCCGGGACGACGCGCGCGAGTTCTCGACCCGCCGCCGCTCGGACGCGCTCCACTCGGGCGCGCCGGACCCGCTCCACGAGGCGCTCGACCGGGCCGACCTCCCGGCTTCGCTCCGCGAGTGGATCCGCACCGCGACCATGCTGGCCCCGGACAAGCGGTTCGCCACCGCGTCAGACATGATCGAGGCGCTCGGTCGCGCGCCCGCCCCGCCGGCCTCGGTCTCCTCGTCGCCCTCCCCGTCGCGGCGGTCGCTCGTGCTCGCCCTGCTCGCCGCCGTGGTGTTCGCCGCCACCGCCGTCGGCGCCTGGGCCGTCTGGCCCGACGCCACCGCCGACGGCACCACCGAGGCCCAGCAGGCCGACGTTCTGGACGACGACCCGCTCCTTGTGGCCGAGGCCGACCCCGTCGAGGCCGATCCCATCGAGACGCCCCCCGTGCTGACGGCGCCCCCTCCGCAGGCAGCGGCTCCAGCGCCTGTACCGACCGGTCCGCCCGCGTCGGCGTCCGGGCCTGTGGCGGCGCCGGAGCGCCGTCCCGAGCCTCCACCCGTCCAGACCGGTGCGGTCCGCGCGACCGTGCTCGGCGAGGATGGGGGGCCGCTGGCAGGCGCCCGCGTCACAGTCGTGGGACAGGCCGCCTCGGCGGCGAGCGACGGCGTGGGCGACGTGCGGCTCGCCGGGTTGCCAGCGGGCGTCCACATGCTGGAGGTGCGGGCCGATGGCTACGTCGCGCGCCAGTTTCGGGTCGAGGTGGCGCCGGGCGAGACGACCACGCGAACACTCCAATTCGACATCGAGGACCTCGCGCTGGACGCGTACTGA
- a CDS encoding NADPH-dependent FMN reductase: MSLAIPVLYGSVRTDRVGIRAARYVCDRLRDAGHTPTLVDPVEVDLPLLDRMHKEYAPGEAPDPMERLAGLYREADAFVIVSGEYNHLPPPALVNLLDHFLNAYYWRPAGIVTYSRGSFGGVRAGVHLRDMLAELGMMTTPTALAYPRVDALFDAEGAPVPTEAEGLATRFGRFETELTWVAEALRAKRAEGVPYT; the protein is encoded by the coding sequence ATGTCGCTCGCCATCCCCGTCCTCTACGGCTCCGTCCGCACCGACCGGGTCGGCATCCGGGCCGCGCGCTACGTCTGCGACCGCCTCCGCGACGCCGGGCACACGCCGACGCTCGTCGACCCCGTCGAGGTGGACCTTCCGCTACTCGACCGGATGCACAAGGAGTACGCACCGGGCGAGGCGCCCGACCCGATGGAGCGGCTGGCCGGGCTCTACCGCGAGGCCGACGCCTTCGTGATCGTCTCGGGTGAGTACAACCACCTGCCGCCGCCTGCGCTGGTCAACCTCCTCGACCATTTCCTGAACGCCTACTACTGGCGTCCGGCCGGCATCGTGACGTACTCGCGGGGCAGCTTCGGCGGCGTCCGCGCGGGCGTCCACCTGCGCGACATGCTGGCAGAACTGGGCATGATGACGACCCCGACTGCCCTCGCCTACCCGCGCGTCGACGCGCTCTTCGACGCCGAGGGCGCCCCCGTGCCGACCGAGGCGGAGGGACTGGCAACACGCTTCGGCCGGTTCGAGACGGAGTTGACCTGGGTCGCGGAAGCCCTCCGGGCCAAGCGCGCCGAAGGCGTTCCCTACACCTGA
- a CDS encoding DUF427 domain-containing protein: MPPVPPTPPGPGQRSVWSFPRPPALERVGQTVRIDFGGREIARTEDALQVLETSHPPTVYLPPDAFAPGVLVPRPGTSGCEWKGRAVYFDVVSGDARAEKVAWAYPDPTPRFAALKDHVAVYAGPMDACWVGDERVTPQPGGFYGGWITSAVVGPFKGEPGTWGW; the protein is encoded by the coding sequence ATGCCGCCCGTCCCCCCGACCCCGCCCGGCCCCGGACAGCGCTCCGTCTGGTCGTTCCCCCGCCCGCCCGCGCTCGAACGCGTCGGCCAGACGGTCCGCATCGACTTCGGGGGGCGGGAGATCGCGCGGACCGAGGACGCGCTCCAGGTCCTGGAGACGAGCCACCCGCCGACGGTCTACCTGCCGCCGGACGCGTTCGCCCCGGGCGTGCTCGTCCCAAGGCCGGGGACCTCGGGCTGCGAGTGGAAGGGGCGGGCCGTCTACTTCGACGTAGTCTCGGGCGACGCTCGCGCCGAGAAGGTGGCCTGGGCCTACCCCGACCCGACGCCCCGCTTCGCGGCCCTGAAAGACCACGTCGCCGTGTACGCCGGGCCGATGGACGCCTGCTGGGTCGGCGACGAGCGGGTGACGCCCCAGCCGGGCGGGTTCTACGGGGGCTGGATCACGTCGGCCGTCGTCGGCCCGTTCAAGGGCGAGCCGGGGACGTGGGGCTGGTAG
- a CDS encoding carbon-nitrogen hydrolase family protein — protein MRIALVQQPATADLADNLARGLAAFDRAADAGADLVAYAELAFHPFYPQRHATPDLLAHAEAIPGPTVEAFQARCADRGVVCILNLFERDGDATYDTSPVIDADGALLGRSRMLHITEYEAFHEQGYYAPGDTGLPVYDTVAGRIGVAICYDRHYPEVMRGLALAGAEVVVVPQAGAVGEWPDGLYEAEMQVAAFQNGYVTALANRVGQEERLTFAGESFVCGPDGRVVARAGAGTEEILLADVDLTALADSHARRLFLRHRRPELYADWLAR, from the coding sequence ATGCGCATCGCCCTCGTCCAGCAGCCCGCCACCGCCGACCTCGCCGACAACCTCGCGCGCGGCCTCGCCGCCTTCGACCGCGCCGCCGACGCCGGGGCGGACCTCGTGGCCTATGCCGAGTTGGCCTTCCACCCGTTCTACCCCCAGCGCCACGCGACGCCCGACCTGCTGGCACACGCCGAGGCCATCCCCGGCCCGACCGTCGAGGCCTTCCAGGCGCGCTGCGCCGACCGCGGGGTGGTCTGCATCCTCAATCTGTTCGAGCGCGACGGCGACGCGACCTACGACACGTCGCCCGTCATCGACGCGGACGGGGCGCTCCTCGGACGGTCCCGTATGCTCCACATCACGGAGTACGAGGCGTTTCACGAGCAGGGCTACTACGCGCCCGGCGACACCGGCCTGCCGGTCTACGACACCGTCGCCGGGCGGATCGGCGTCGCCATTTGCTACGACCGACACTACCCGGAGGTGATGCGGGGCCTCGCGCTCGCAGGCGCCGAGGTGGTCGTGGTGCCCCAGGCGGGCGCGGTGGGCGAGTGGCCCGACGGGCTCTACGAGGCCGAGATGCAAGTGGCGGCCTTCCAGAACGGCTACGTGACGGCGCTCGCGAACCGGGTCGGGCAGGAGGAGCGGCTGACGTTCGCAGGCGAGAGCTTCGTCTGCGGTCCCGACGGCCGCGTCGTGGCGCGGGCAGGAGCCGGCACCGAGGAGATCCTGCTCGCCGACGTGGACCTGACCGCCCTCGCGGACTCCCACGCGCGGCGCCTCTTCCTCCGCCACCGCCGCCCGGAGCTGTACGCCGACTGGCTGGCGCGCTGA
- a CDS encoding lysophospholipid acyltransferase family protein, protein MVARLRYVWTLSWCAIVSVVMFPPGAVHYLMRPTAERFWRWMRVWSRVVLGGCGFRVEASGTAYEGAAVIVANHEAMLDIPALLLGIDRPFVFVARSELRRLPIVGWVLALTRCVFIDRGAGGAGLAEAAQRVAEGDAVVFYPEGTRNYGETVRPFLTGAFRLALAADVPVIPVAVDGAPTILNERQKTARSGTVRVRVGAPLHALPGEDPRAFAARARSAVVALLAS, encoded by the coding sequence GTGGTCGCCCGTCTCCGTTACGTCTGGACGCTGTCGTGGTGCGCGATCGTGTCGGTGGTGATGTTTCCGCCCGGTGCGGTCCACTACCTGATGCGGCCGACGGCGGAGCGGTTCTGGCGCTGGATGCGGGTCTGGTCGCGCGTCGTGCTGGGCGGGTGCGGGTTCCGCGTCGAGGCGTCCGGGACGGCGTACGAGGGGGCTGCCGTGATCGTGGCCAACCACGAGGCGATGCTCGACATCCCGGCGTTGCTGCTCGGCATCGACCGGCCGTTCGTGTTCGTGGCGCGGTCTGAGCTGCGCCGCCTGCCCATCGTCGGCTGGGTGCTGGCGCTGACGCGGTGCGTGTTCATCGACCGGGGCGCGGGTGGGGCGGGGCTGGCGGAGGCCGCCCAGCGGGTCGCCGAGGGCGATGCGGTCGTGTTCTACCCGGAGGGGACGCGCAACTACGGCGAGACCGTCCGCCCCTTCCTGACGGGCGCCTTCCGCCTCGCGCTCGCCGCCGACGTGCCCGTGATCCCGGTCGCGGTCGACGGCGCGCCCACCATCCTGAACGAGCGCCAGAAGACGGCCCGCAGCGGCACTGTCCGTGTCCGGGTCGGCGCCCCTCTCCACGCCCTCCCCGGCGAGGACCCGCGCGCGTTCGCCGCCCGCGCCCGCTCCGCCGTCGTCGCCCTCCTCGCCTCCTGA
- a CDS encoding FG-GAP-like repeat-containing protein, whose amino-acid sequence MTLRLLLVSLGVCVAASAQGFENRTFLAGLGAIDNTNGVAVADYDQDGDLDVYIVARRGYTPTDVRTWSRLFSNNGDGTFDDVTLAAGIQVVNGAAYEDTRNFGIQYSASWGDYDNDGWPDLFLGHVGPDQLFRNNGDGTFTDVTAEAGVSGGAAGGGYVTVSGLWFDPDHDGDLDLYVGSWWDYGPARDLSNRLYVNNGDGSFADVSEASGLDDPGATWMALPFDADRDGWTDLYLSTDTDTTTGDGVNKLYLNNGDLTFRDATAAYGLEDDNYGMGLAMADPDRNGLLDLYLTNVATPSRDQRNPLWLQTAPGVFADAAPEAGVDIADWGWGTEFVDVENDGDDDLIVVTGLFDPDYPNYLFRNQIETGTFVFARDTGAGFADSEAARGLVAFDYDADGDQDLLVSNVFRPPYLYENTADGGAWLDVELQGVASTRDGYGATVTAWVDGTPHLRLHHGAQYLAQNLAPVHLGLGTAAVVDSLVVAWPSGQVDRLPNLATSRRIRVVEGVGLGAPTAGERLPTASGLALTVGPTPFRGRVTIRVSADGTEPVRLAVFDVLGRRVHTAEAVGGGVFEWAPTRAAGAYLVRVTQGASVRTAQVVAVGR is encoded by the coding sequence ATGACGCTGCGCCTCCTCCTCGTCTCCCTGGGGGTCTGCGTCGCCGCGTCCGCGCAGGGGTTCGAGAACCGGACGTTCCTGGCGGGGCTCGGCGCCATCGACAACACCAACGGCGTCGCCGTGGCGGACTACGACCAGGACGGCGACCTCGACGTCTACATCGTCGCCCGGCGCGGCTACACGCCGACCGACGTGCGGACGTGGAGCCGCCTCTTCTCGAACAACGGCGACGGCACCTTCGACGACGTGACGCTGGCGGCGGGCATCCAGGTGGTCAACGGCGCGGCGTACGAGGACACGCGCAACTTCGGCATCCAGTACAGCGCCTCCTGGGGCGACTACGACAACGACGGCTGGCCGGACCTCTTCCTCGGCCACGTCGGTCCGGACCAGCTCTTCCGCAACAACGGCGACGGCACGTTCACCGACGTGACCGCCGAGGCAGGCGTCTCAGGGGGCGCGGCGGGCGGCGGCTACGTGACCGTGTCGGGGCTCTGGTTCGACCCCGACCATGACGGCGACCTCGACCTGTACGTCGGCTCGTGGTGGGACTACGGGCCGGCGCGCGACCTGAGCAACCGGCTCTACGTGAACAACGGCGACGGCAGCTTCGCCGACGTCTCCGAGGCGAGCGGGCTCGACGATCCCGGCGCGACCTGGATGGCGCTTCCCTTCGACGCCGACCGCGACGGCTGGACCGACCTCTACCTCTCGACCGACACCGACACCACCACGGGCGACGGGGTCAACAAGCTCTACCTCAACAACGGCGACCTCACGTTTCGCGACGCGACCGCCGCGTACGGGCTGGAGGACGACAACTACGGCATGGGGCTGGCGATGGCGGACCCCGACCGCAACGGGCTCCTCGATCTCTACCTGACCAACGTCGCCACGCCGAGCCGCGACCAGCGCAACCCGCTCTGGCTCCAGACCGCCCCCGGCGTCTTCGCCGACGCGGCGCCCGAGGCGGGCGTGGACATCGCCGACTGGGGCTGGGGCACCGAGTTCGTGGACGTGGAGAACGACGGCGACGACGACCTGATCGTGGTGACGGGACTGTTCGATCCAGACTACCCGAACTACCTGTTTCGCAACCAGATCGAGACGGGAACCTTCGTCTTCGCGCGAGACACCGGTGCGGGCTTCGCCGACTCCGAGGCGGCCCGGGGGCTCGTCGCCTTCGACTACGACGCCGACGGCGACCAGGACCTGCTGGTGTCCAACGTTTTCCGCCCGCCCTACCTCTACGAGAACACCGCCGACGGCGGCGCGTGGCTGGACGTGGAGTTGCAGGGCGTCGCCTCGACGCGCGACGGCTACGGCGCCACGGTCACGGCCTGGGTGGACGGCACGCCGCACCTCCGGCTGCACCACGGCGCGCAGTACCTCGCCCAGAACCTCGCGCCCGTCCACCTCGGGCTGGGCACGGCCGCGGTCGTCGACTCGCTCGTGGTCGCGTGGCCGAGCGGGCAGGTGGACCGGCTACCAAACCTCGCGACGAGCCGCCGGATCCGCGTCGTGGAGGGCGTCGGGCTGGGGGCGCCGACGGCGGGGGAGCGGCTCCCCACGGCCTCCGGTCTGGCGCTGACCGTGGGGCCGACGCCGTTCCGCGGCCGCGTCACGATCCGCGTCTCGGCCGACGGCACGGAGCCCGTCCGGCTGGCGGTGTTCGACGTGCTGGGGCGGCGCGTCCACACCGCCGAGGCGGTGGGCGGCGGGGTCTTCGAGTGGGCGCCGACGCGCGCGGCGGGGGCCTACCTCGTCCGCGTGACGCAGGGAGCGTCGGTGCGGACGGCGCAGGTCGTGGCAGTCGGCCGGTGA
- a CDS encoding DUF6851 domain-containing protein, with amino-acid sequence MRRFAIRPALRLGGVVGALVLLLAPGVGAQEAAPTVARQWNEALLEGIRGDLARPTVHARNLFHTSVALYDAWAAYDDTATPYLLNRPLGDAPCAIQVGAVADREAAREEAMSYAAYRVLRARFRNSPGGIFTLPEFDALMAALGYDPEVETTTGGSPAAVGNALGACILAYGLTDGSNEAEGYAAEGYAAVNPPLEPAEPGNPDIEDMNRWQPLQFDVFIDQSGNEVPGGAPPFVGPEWGQVKGFALDPAEATVQTRDGQDYVLHADPGRPPLWQADGGGETEAYQWNFALVAEWSAHLDPADGVMWDISPGTLGNLSAFPTTDAEVRQFYTEAGEGVNGAGRATNPTTGQPYTPNVVPRGDYTRVLAEFWADGPDSETPPGHWFTLLNGVNSDPRLVKRWGGEGPVLGDLEWDVKTYFALGGAMHDAAVTAWALKGWVDYIRPISAIRAMAALGQSTDATVDSYHPGGIPLVPDRIEVIRADDPLAGDAGEHVGAVKIFGWRGPDVIEDPETDEAGVGWVRAAEWWPYQRPTFVTPPFAGFVSGHSTFSRAAAEVLTVATGDPFFPGGLGEFVAPADSFLVFEDGPSVDVVLQWATYRDAADQCSLSRIWGGIHPPADDLPGRRLGVTLGQDAVALAERFFAGTAPVDAEVGPVADNEIRAFPSPVVAGRHVTVRLPEGGGEVAVFDVQGRRVSVQSATGPTVSLSTSGLAPGAYVVRLRADGRVESVPFFVIR; translated from the coding sequence ATGCGCCGTTTCGCGATCCGCCCTGCCTTGCGCCTCGGGGGCGTCGTGGGCGCGCTCGTGCTGCTGCTGGCGCCGGGCGTCGGCGCGCAGGAGGCGGCCCCCACGGTAGCCCGGCAGTGGAACGAGGCGCTGCTGGAGGGCATCCGCGGCGACCTCGCCCGGCCGACGGTCCACGCGCGCAACCTCTTCCACACGTCTGTCGCCCTCTACGACGCCTGGGCGGCCTACGACGACACCGCGACGCCGTACCTGCTGAACCGACCCCTCGGCGACGCGCCGTGTGCCATCCAGGTCGGTGCCGTGGCCGACCGCGAGGCGGCGCGTGAGGAGGCGATGAGCTACGCCGCCTACCGCGTGCTCCGCGCCCGCTTCCGCAACTCGCCCGGCGGCATCTTCACCCTGCCCGAGTTCGACGCGCTGATGGCCGCCCTCGGGTACGACCCCGAGGTGGAGACCACCACCGGTGGCAGCCCGGCGGCGGTCGGCAACGCGCTCGGGGCCTGCATCCTGGCCTACGGCCTGACCGACGGCTCCAACGAGGCCGAGGGCTATGCGGCGGAAGGCTACGCAGCCGTCAACCCCCCACTCGAACCGGCCGAGCCGGGCAACCCGGACATCGAGGACATGAACCGGTGGCAGCCGCTCCAGTTCGACGTGTTCATCGACCAGTCGGGCAACGAGGTGCCGGGCGGGGCGCCGCCGTTCGTCGGGCCCGAGTGGGGACAGGTGAAGGGCTTCGCGCTCGACCCCGCCGAGGCGACCGTGCAGACGCGCGACGGGCAGGACTACGTGCTCCACGCCGACCCCGGGCGGCCGCCGCTGTGGCAGGCGGACGGCGGCGGCGAGACGGAGGCCTACCAGTGGAATTTCGCCCTCGTCGCCGAGTGGTCTGCCCACCTCGACCCGGCCGACGGGGTGATGTGGGACATCTCTCCCGGCACGCTCGGCAACCTGAGCGCGTTTCCGACGACCGATGCCGAGGTCCGCCAGTTCTACACCGAGGCGGGCGAGGGCGTCAACGGCGCCGGCCGCGCCACCAACCCGACGACGGGCCAGCCCTACACGCCCAACGTGGTCCCCCGCGGCGACTACACGCGCGTGCTCGCCGAGTTCTGGGCCGACGGGCCGGACTCCGAGACGCCGCCCGGCCACTGGTTCACGCTGCTCAACGGCGTCAACAGTGACCCGAGGCTGGTCAAGCGCTGGGGCGGTGAGGGGCCGGTCCTGGGCGACCTGGAGTGGGACGTGAAGACCTACTTCGCCCTCGGCGGGGCCATGCACGACGCCGCCGTGACGGCGTGGGCGCTCAAGGGCTGGGTGGACTACATCCGCCCGATCTCCGCGATCCGCGCGATGGCGGCCCTCGGCCAGAGCACCGACGCGACCGTGGACTCGTACCACCCCGGCGGCATCCCGCTCGTGCCGGACCGCATCGAGGTCATCCGCGCCGACGACCCGCTGGCGGGCGACGCGGGCGAGCACGTCGGCGCGGTCAAGATCTTCGGCTGGCGCGGCCCGGACGTGATCGAGGACCCCGAGACCGACGAGGCGGGCGTCGGCTGGGTGCGCGCGGCCGAGTGGTGGCCGTACCAGCGGCCGACGTTCGTGACGCCGCCGTTCGCAGGCTTCGTCTCCGGCCACTCGACGTTCTCGCGCGCCGCTGCCGAGGTGCTGACGGTCGCCACCGGCGACCCGTTCTTCCCCGGCGGCCTCGGCGAGTTCGTGGCTCCGGCTGACAGCTTCCTCGTGTTCGAAGACGGCCCCAGCGTCGACGTGGTGCTCCAGTGGGCGACCTACCGCGACGCGGCGGACCAGTGCAGCCTCTCGCGGATCTGGGGCGGCATCCACCCGCCCGCCGACGACCTCCCGGGCCGCCGCCTCGGCGTGACGCTCGGCCAGGACGCGGTCGCCCTCGCGGAGCGCTTCTTCGCCGGTACGGCTCCCGTCGATGCCGAAGTGGGGCCGGTGGCGGACAACGAGATCCGCGCTTTTCCGTCGCCCGTCGTGGCAGGCCGGCACGTGACCGTCCGGTTGCCCGAGGGCGGGGGAGAGGTGGCGGTGTTCGACGTGCAGGGCCGCCGTGTGAGCGTCCAGTCCGCGACTGGCCCCACCGTCTCCCTGTCTACCTCGGGGCTGGCGCCGGGCGCCTACGTGGTCCGCCTGCGTGCCGACGGCCGGGTGGAGTCCGTCCCCTTCTTCGTGATCCGATGA